Part of the Abyssisolibacter fermentans genome, CTGTCATGTTCAGTCTTTGAACAGTTGTTAGTTTGTTTTTAATAAGTTCTTGCAAAGCTTCTTGGAGTTTTGGGTAACCTGAAAACTCTAATGCTATTGCAAATCTTACTACAGTGGACTCACTCACACCTACTGTTCTACCAAGCTTTGAAGCTGTCATAAAAGCAGCTTTGTCATAATTTTCTGTAATATATTCGGCTATTAGCCTTTGTCCTTTACTAAAAATACTATATTTAGCTTGGATTAATTTTAATATATTAGTATTATTCATTATACATCAACCCTTATCATTATAATATACATATATATATTATAATGCTTTTGCTAATTGTAATCCAGCGTTAAATGCGTTTTCGTTTAAATTTTCTGTTCCTCTTGGTACTCTATTTAAAATTGCTTTCTTTAAAGAGTTCTCATTTACTAGATTAGAAATACCGTTTAAAGCCCCTAAAGCAACGATGTTTGATACCATTATTCTTCCTATATTAGTAGCAGCAGTTTTTATAATAGGAAGTCTGTAAATAGTTATATCATTTCTATTAGGTTCTTCAATAGAATCATCAATTATAAGAATTCCACCTTCATTTAATTGAGAAAGATATTTATCACACGCAACTTGTGTTAAAGAAAGCATTAAATCACAATTTCTTACTTTTGGATAATTTATTACATTATCACTAATTATAACTTCAGCTTTGCTTGCTCCTCCTCTAGCTTCAGGACCGTATGATTGAGATTGTATAGTATTTTTTCCATCTAAAATTGCAGCTTCGGCAAGTATAATACCTGCTAAAATAAGTCCTTGACCACCTGAACCGCTTAATCTAATTTCCTTTTGATTTACCATACTATCGCTCCCCTTGTAATCTATTAATTATATTTTGATACTGGTCAGTATATTCAGGTTTGCTAATATTGTTGAATTCACCAATTACAATTTTGTCAGCTAATTCTTCACTACTCATATTTTTTGCTTTATTAACATTTATTCCTGCATCTCTTAGATACTCCATCATTTTTACAGAGTCACCTTTTTTATTTTTACGTCCATAATATGTTGGACATACACTTATTGCTTCAATTAATGAAAATCCTTTATTTTTAATACCGTTTTCTACTTGTTTAATAAGCATATTAGCATGATAAGCTGTTGAACGTGCTGTATATGTAGCTCCAGCAGCTTCTGCTAATCTACATAAATCAAAGTTGTTATCAATGTTTCCGTATGGAGCTGTAGTACCTTTGTCGCCTGTTGGTGTTGTTGGAGAGTATTGTCCTCCAGTCATTCCGTATATTGAGTTATTAAATATTACAGTAGTAATACCAATATTTCTTCTAGCTGCATGAATTAAATGATTACCACCTATTGCAGAACTATCGCCATCACCAGATATTACTATAACTTCAAGCTTTGGATTAGCTAGTTTAATTCCAGTAGCAAAAGCTAATGCACGACCATGTGTTGTATGAAGAGTATTAAAATCCATATATCCAGGGGCTCTTGATGAACAACCAATGCCTGATACGATACAAACATCATCTTTATTTAAACCTAGATTATCAATTGCTTTGACTATAGAATGCATTAAAATACCATGACCACAACCTGGACACCAAATGTGTGGCAGTTTATTCATTCTGAAATATTTATTTATTAATTCACTAGACATTATAGAACCTCCTTAATCTTTGATAAAATTTCATTAGGAGTAATAAGTTCGCCATTTATTTTTCCATAATGAATGACATTTGCTGATTTACATACTCTTTCTACCTCTAACGAATATTGACCTAAATTCATTTCAGCAACAATGATGTTATTCACTTTATTATCTAATTCTTTAACTTGGTTAGCTAAAAATGGCCAAATAGTCATAGGTCTGAATAAACCAACCTTTATTCCTTCTTCTCTGGCTGCATCTACAGCACTTTTTGCTGATCTAGCAGTAGATCCATATGCAACAATTGCTATCTCTGCATCTTCCATTTTATAATTTTCATATATAGATAATTCATCCATATTATCGTTTACTTTGTCCATTAATCTATTTAAAAGATTTTTAGCAATTACTCCATCATTGCTTGGAAATCCAGTTACATCATGAGATAAACCTGTTACATGGAAACGGTATCCTTCACCATACGCTGCCATTGGTGGAACAAGTGTATCATCAACTACTTTATATGGGTTATATGTATCTAAATCTTTTTGAGGTTTCTTTCTATCAATAACTTCTATTTCGCTTTGATCAGGTATTTCAGTTCTTTCTCTCATATGAGCTACTACCTCATCTAATAAAAGTATAACAGGTGTTCTGAATTTTTCTGCAAAATTAAAAGCTTTTACAGTTAAATCAAATGTTTCTTTAACAGAACTAGGAGTTAATGCTATCATAGGATGGTCACCATGAGTTCCCCATTTAGCTTGCATAACGTCTCCCTGAGAAGGCGAAGTAGGTAATCCGGTACTTGGACCTCCACGTTGTACATTAACTATTACACATGGAACTTCTGCCATACATGCATAACCTAAATTTTCCTGTTTAAGTGAAAAGCCGGGACCACTTGTTGCTGTCATGGATTTAAGTCCTGCTAAGGATGCACCTATAGTAGCTGCCATTCCTCCAATTTCATCTTCCATTTGAATAAATTTACCACCTACTTGTGGTAGCTTTAATGAAGATAATTCTGCTACTTCTGTTGAAGGAGTGATTGGATAACCAGCGTAAAATCTCATGCCTGCTGCTAAAGCACCTTCAACACATGCTTCATTTCCTTGCATTAATTTGACATTCTTACTCATTATTTATCCTCCTTTAGATAAATAGCATAATCAGGACAACGTAGCTCACATAAGCCGCATTTAATGCATTCATCAATATTTTTAATGTTTATTTTACCTTTTTCATTAAGTTCTAAAACATCTTTCGGACAAAAATTTATACAAATGCCACACCCTTTACACCATTCTGGTTTAATAATTAATTGTTTATTATTTTGTGCGGACAAAATAAGCCCCCCTTTTTTTATCTTATCTACCTTAGATAATAACAGATGGATTTATATTTTGCAAGTTTTATTTCATTTATTTTAGAATTAAACCAAAAGATGCAAGAATGATTTCATCTTATGCATATTTCACTCAATTTTTTGTCTTTTAAGGTATTAATTAATTCGTAATTTGTTAGATTATACTGTAAAGGTGTAACAGATATGAAATCAGTCTCTACAGCGCTCACATCACTTTCAATGCTATTTTTTATATCTATTATACTTCCTGAAAGCCAATAATAGCTTTGACCCATAGGGTCTTTTCTCATTATGTATTCGTTGTTATATTTTCTTATTCCTAACTCAGTAATTTTGATACCTTGAATATCTTCTTTACTTAAAGAAGGTATATTAATATTAAGTATGGGGGGAGTATTTAGTTTATTATTAATAACATATTCAACCAATTTGCAGGAGTAAAAAAGTGCTCCTTCATATATAATTTCTTCGCTTTTTTTATAAATTGAAATAGCTAATGAAGGTATATCATATAAAGCTCCTTCAACAGCTGCTGATACAGTCCCAGAGTATATGACATCAGTGCCTAAATTTGCATCATTATTTATACCAGATACTATTAAGTCAGGTTTTTGTGGTAATATATTTTCTATAGCTATTTTTACACAGTCACTTGGTGTTCCAGTGATACTCCATGCTTTTATATTTTTTGATATATTTTCTTTTTTTATTCTGAGAGGTTGATGTAATGTTATAGAATGTCCACAAGCACTTCGTTCTGTATCAGGTGCTATAATAAATATATTGCCAAGTTCTTTTAAAGCTGTAGAAAGTTGTCTTATACCATCAGCATGAATTCCATCATCATTTGTTATTAAAATATTCATTTTTTTCTCCTTTGAAATGTAGTATTATCTAGGACATAATGACAATAATATTAATAGGATATAATCCACATTATTCATGGAATTAAATAATATTTATCATTATACGAATTATATGGGTTATTAATATTGTTGGCTTATTGAGGTGATTTTATGATACAAATTGATGATGCAGGTAGTGGAAGTTTAATTGGAGGAACATGTATAGGCATTATGCGAGTTGAAACTGGTGAATTTTTACATGATTTCATACCAATATCGTATTATACAAAAGATATGTTTGATAAAAAAGAATACTTAAATTATGTGATTAAAATAATAGATAAAATGTTTAATACAATTAATGTAGTTAAAGATGAAGAGATAAACGTATGTAGAGGATATATGTTTGATAATTTGAGAAAATGGTTTAAAGAAAAAGATTATAAATATAACAGCGTAAAAATTGGTGAGCCGCTTCAATCTAGGATTGAAGAAGCTTTTGAAAAATATACTATATCGCTTGGATTACCAGAATCGTTTATTAGATATACTAAATATCCTTTTCATTTTCACAGGTTACTCAAATGGGTCTATGCAGATTTTGATAATAGAAGTCAAATCTGTAAAACAGGTTGGAAAAGCTGGAATAAATATAACCACCTTGATAAGGATATAAGTATTGTACAGCTAAAAAAATCTAATTTTACATGTTATAAATGTGGAAAAAGAATTAAAAATAATTCTTCGGTGAAAAAAATAGTTTATAAAAGCAGTAAAAATACAGTATTGTATCTTCATGATGATTGCAGCAAGTATAATTAATGTTAAACAGAGAACCAAAATTAATTTGGTTCTCTGTTTAATGACTAATTATTTTTCCTTTTTTCAATGATACAAAGTATAGGAGGATTGTTAACTTGATTAATAAAATTTAACTGAGCTACATTGTATTTTTTCTGTGATAAGCTTTTAAGAAAATCCTCTATTGCAATTTTCTCTTCTAATCCCCCATCGTGACTATAATACATAGTTATTAATACAATACCATTTTTATTTAATTTGTTTAAGCATTGCTCTAGTGCTAAGATTGTAGAATCCGGTTTTGTGATAACTTTATGATCACCAGTTGGTAAATAACCCAAATTGAAAACAGCGAAATCTATATTTTCTTTTATGTACTCATCTATTTTAGAATGACTATCATTGATTAATATAGTTCTATCTAATAAACTATTATCTTCTAAAAGTTTTTTTGTATTTTCTATAGCTTCTAGTTGGATATCAAATGCATAAACTTTACCGTCATTTTGAATTAATGATGCTAATAGCTTTGTATCGTTTCCATTTCCCATAGTTGTATCCACTACTGTTTGTCCAGCTTTCACATAAGTTTGCATTATGTTTTTTGCAATTGTAATAGCATTATTAAATTGTTCCATATCTTATTTTTCCTCCCCACAACAAGATGAAGAAAAGAATTTATCTATATCACAAGTATTTTCTTCTATATCATTGAAAAAACCCTCTTTTACAA contains:
- a CDS encoding 2-oxoacid:ferredoxin oxidoreductase subunit beta, translating into MSSELINKYFRMNKLPHIWCPGCGHGILMHSIVKAIDNLGLNKDDVCIVSGIGCSSRAPGYMDFNTLHTTHGRALAFATGIKLANPKLEVIVISGDGDSSAIGGNHLIHAARRNIGITTVIFNNSIYGMTGGQYSPTTPTGDKGTTAPYGNIDNNFDLCRLAEAAGATYTARSTAYHANMLIKQVENGIKNKGFSLIEAISVCPTYYGRKNKKGDSVKMMEYLRDAGINVNKAKNMSSEELADKIVIGEFNNISKPEYTDQYQNIINRLQGER
- a CDS encoding tRNA (mnm(5)s(2)U34)-methyltransferase, which encodes MEQFNNAITIAKNIMQTYVKAGQTVVDTTMGNGNDTKLLASLIQNDGKVYAFDIQLEAIENTKKLLEDNSLLDRTILINDSHSKIDEYIKENIDFAVFNLGYLPTGDHKVITKPDSTILALEQCLNKLNKNGIVLITMYYSHDGGLEEKIAIEDFLKSLSQKKYNVAQLNFINQVNNPPILCIIEKRKNN
- a CDS encoding 4Fe-4S dicluster domain-containing protein — translated: MSAQNNKQLIIKPEWCKGCGICINFCPKDVLELNEKGKINIKNIDECIKCGLCELRCPDYAIYLKEDK
- the surE gene encoding 5'/3'-nucleotidase SurE; the encoded protein is MNILITNDDGIHADGIRQLSTALKELGNIFIIAPDTERSACGHSITLHQPLRIKKENISKNIKAWSITGTPSDCVKIAIENILPQKPDLIVSGINNDANLGTDVIYSGTVSAAVEGALYDIPSLAISIYKKSEEIIYEGALFYSCKLVEYVINNKLNTPPILNINIPSLSKEDIQGIKITELGIRKYNNEYIMRKDPMGQSYYWLSGSIIDIKNSIESDVSAVETDFISVTPLQYNLTNYELINTLKDKKLSEICIR
- a CDS encoding 2-oxoacid:acceptor oxidoreductase subunit alpha, with the translated sequence MSKNVKLMQGNEACVEGALAAGMRFYAGYPITPSTEVAELSSLKLPQVGGKFIQMEDEIGGMAATIGASLAGLKSMTATSGPGFSLKQENLGYACMAEVPCVIVNVQRGGPSTGLPTSPSQGDVMQAKWGTHGDHPMIALTPSSVKETFDLTVKAFNFAEKFRTPVILLLDEVVAHMRERTEIPDQSEIEVIDRKKPQKDLDTYNPYKVVDDTLVPPMAAYGEGYRFHVTGLSHDVTGFPSNDGVIAKNLLNRLMDKVNDNMDELSIYENYKMEDAEIAIVAYGSTARSAKSAVDAAREEGIKVGLFRPMTIWPFLANQVKELDNKVNNIIVAEMNLGQYSLEVERVCKSANVIHYGKINGELITPNEILSKIKEVL
- a CDS encoding 2-oxoacid:acceptor oxidoreductase family protein, with the translated sequence MVNQKEIRLSGSGGQGLILAGIILAEAAILDGKNTIQSQSYGPEARGGASKAEVIISDNVINYPKVRNCDLMLSLTQVACDKYLSQLNEGGILIIDDSIEEPNRNDITIYRLPIIKTAATNIGRIMVSNIVALGALNGISNLVNENSLKKAILNRVPRGTENLNENAFNAGLQLAKAL